The Neoasaia chiangmaiensis sequence AAAGTGCCGGAATAGGTAGTTTCATCGATGAAACATGGCGATCTCGGAGGCACTGATTGAGGCTGTTCGCTCACGGGGCAAGACACCGCCGCATGATCTTCGGCGTAAGGTAGCAGCGACTTTCTGGCGTCATAAGAATGACGAGAAATGGCAGAGCGTCCCCGTCGAACTGGGGCCGTGGTGGCGGGCGGCGCGGCTTTTCATCCACTCTGGGCGCTGGAAAAGCCTGTTTGAAAATGCATGTTGATGGTAGCTCATCCAGATGTTTCCGGTGCCTTCGGCAGGCGGCATCCGTCAGCGCGTGAATCCTGGTCGTGCGCCCGCCGCGCGATCGATCGGTGGGCTGGTTTCGTTCTGCCAGAAGTGCGGCGATGGGCCTTTACGGCGTAGCTGTCGATCAGAAGTTGGGCAGACGCTCCACCGTTCTGCGCCAGCGCCTCGAACAGGCGCGCCCAGACGCTCTTTTCGCAGGCTAGCGCTGAAACCGATTGTAGAGCGTCTTGCGCGGGCCATACGCGGCCGGCGCATCCTTGCATCGCGCGCCGGACAACAGGATCTGAATGATGCCGCTGATCACTCATCGATCATCCACGCGCGGCTGGCTTGCCACGCGTATGGGAGCCGCCGAAACGCACCCTGGGCGGCGTCGACGACGTCCTGGGCCGCATGCGTCTGCCCGGCGATCCCCTCGCCGGTCCGATGCATCGGGTTCCGCTTCTCCAGTGGCAGACATGGGTAAGGCTGGCGTTTGTCGAGGCCGGAAAAGACTGGCGCTCGCTGCAGCGTCTCGCCGTAGAAAATGGCGTGCTGCGCGACTACGCTCTTATGGCCGACCAGGGCTGGTGAAGCGGGCCGCTGGGTGTCGTCCCGTGGCATGAAGCCGTCGGTGTCGTGGCCGGTCGGTCGAGCCCGACAAATGGGGCGTTCAGTGTCGCTGACCCCCGGATCGACGGACACGACCGATCTGTGCAGCATGGCGTCCGGCGGTGGCACGATCCGGCACCTGTCGTGACCGGCAAGATGCTGGTCGGAGGCGGTCCGCACGCGGTTGCCGATCCCCGTCATCCCGTTCCAGCCAAACAGTCGAACGAGTATCGTATCGTGCCCTGGAGCGATGTCGCGCGCTGCATCACCGGCGCACATGGCACTGGACAGTGCGTTGCCGATCCGCGACCCAATCTGTCACGCGGCAAGGGTGACGCTTACCTGACCGCCGGACACTACGGCGTGGTGTCGTGGACCGACAGCACGGGCGCGGTGAGTGCGGCGGCCGGCCACGACAACGGCCGCTGGGCTGTTGCCGATCCGCGAACCCGGCTTCCGGCGTCAGCCGACAAACTGGTCGCGGTCATTCGTTCCCTCGACGGAACGTGGCATCGTCCCTTCACCACCGCCGAGCTGGCGGCCTTGCAGTCCCTGTTCGACCCGGAAGAGCAGGCCGAGCTCGACGGTCTGAACGACGCCGCCTGGCGCGAGAGGATCGGCAATGCCGTTCCACCGAACGCTGCCCGGGCGATTGCCGAAACGATGGGACGCACGCTGCTCGCGGCCTGGAGCGGCGAAAGCTTCATGCTCAGCGCCGAACCGATCTGGGTGCAGCCGATCGCGATCGCCGCAAGCGTCGCCCAGCCTTCTGTCGATCTCTGAACCGCATGCGGCACGCGGAGAGCGGCCGCAAACAGGTCGAAAAAGCGACTGGGCCAATTTGCCGGTCCGGGTTTGCGCGGTCTGAAGCGTCCGTCGTCGCACGCAAGCCCCAAGCCTTCGGTCGTCCCGGTCCCGTGAAGCCGCAAGCGGCTTCCGCGCCAAGACCGGGCCGAGGGCGTGCGCCCGCCGCCTGAGGACGCTTCCCGTCGACCGCACCCGGAACGGCAAACCGACAGATCGCCGGAATGAGCAGACGGGAAAACATTCAGAAGGAGTGTCCACCATGTCAGACAAACGAGGGTTAGGCCGCAACACCCGATACATGAAGAAAGGGCGCGCGGAAGAGAGCAGTCGGACGTCGGGACGCGGCACCTCGCGCCATGCGTCGACACAACCGTCGAGCAACCCGCCTGCCTTGCAAGGCTGACCCGGAGGACGCCCCGACCGGCGTCGGACGCCCATGTCGTCACATCATCTGCCCCGAAAGAAATATGCCATGTCTGGTTCCCTGATCCATGCCGGGACCGTCGCGCGGCAGCATGTCCTTGGCGATCATGGCTTTGATGCGCTGGTCGATCGCGCTGATCTGGGTCGAGAGCAACGCGATCATGGTGTTGATCTGCTCGGCGATGTCGTCATGGCCTGCACTGTGACGACGCAACTTCTCGGCCTTGCGCATGTCGACCAACTGCCTGCGGCGACGTAGGAAATCGGCCAATGTCGCACGGGCCGGACTGATGGGCCGGGTGACAGGCAAATCCAGGGCTGCGCCCATCTGGGCCAGCACGCGGGCGTCAACGCGGTCGGTTTTGGCCAGAACGCCGGTCGCGCGGGCGAACTCGCGCGCCTGACGCGGATTGACGCGCGAGAACGGATGCGCGCGTTCGGTCAGGGCGGCGATGAGAGCGCCGTCGCAGCCGCTGGTGGCTTCGAAAACGACGAGGTTGTCGGGCGTGAGCGTTTCGGTCCATTCGGCGATGGCGTCACGCGTATTGGGAATGCGCAGCATCCTGCCGGAAGGAAGGGCGCAGAGATCGAGGAAGGCGCGCGAAAGATCGCAACCGATGACTGGCTGTGGCATGGTGAAGGTTCCTGTCCATGTCGTGCGGGATCGGAAGTCCCAAGCAACTGTTCAGGGTTGAGCAAAGGCGGAAGGGGCCCATGCTCCCAAACGGGCTCCAGACCCTCGGGGGGGGGGGGGGACGGGCTCCCTTCCGCTGCCCACTCTCTCACATCACCAACAGACAGGGGGGGAAGCTGTCTGTCCGGTTTCGGCAAAAGGCTCTAGGAAGCAGCCATTCGTGCGCAGAGCCATGTTACTTATTTCCATAACTCTTTCATGTGCGTGCGACGGTTTTCCTGATCCGACGTTCAGTAGCGTAAGCACTCGTCATTACCCGGTTCGGTTAAGAGCCGCAGCAGGCGGCTGGGATGCTGCGCGAGCGGTCTGGCCGAGGATCGTGACGGCCGCAATGCCGACTGCGATCAGTGTGACTGCGACGAAAGGAAGCGGCGTCAAGCCGATTCGTTCATCGAAGCCGGAAAGCCAAGCACGCATCAAGACCCATGCGAGCGGCCATGCGAGGAAAGTGGCGATCAGAACGGGACGCAGGAACTGTCCGATCAGAAGCATGAGAATATCCTGCGTACGCGCGCCCAAGACTTTACGAATACCGATCTCCTGCATTCGGCGTGTCGCCGTGAAGGTGGAAAGTCCATATAGACCGAGACAGGCAATGCCGATGGCAATGGCCGATCCGAGGCCAAACAGCGCGCCATGACTTGCGTCGGTTCGGTAATCTTCCGCGAAAACGTCGTTCGCGGTGCGGGCCGTGAATGCGACATTCGGCGCAATTTCCTCCCATGCGGCACGCAGGCGGGCGATCTCCACCTGCTCGGATGCACCGCTGTAGCGAACGATGCCCCAGACATAAGAAATCGGCCCGTTCGTCCCATAATAGAGCAGAGGCGCCATAGGGCTGCGCGCGCTCCGAAACCGAATATCGTCGACCACGCCGATGATACGATAAACCTGTGCAGAGCTGTCTTGAGCCGCCTCCTGAACTTCCTGTCCCACCGCCGCCTGAGGGGAAGCAAACCCGAGACGCTCCACCGTAAAACGGGAAATAACGACGCTTGTTCCATTTCCGGCCACCATCGGGTCGGGCGTATAATCCTGACCATGCGCCCTGTCGAACAGGCGCCCCGCGATCACATGGGCGCCGATGGCTTCAAAATATCCCTCTGTCGCCTTGCCCCAGCGTAATTCGTGCTTATCCGCGTGTCCGGGACGCCGCCAGTCGAAGCCGTCAACGAGGTTGTGCGGCACGACGTCGGACCGGGTCGCAATCGTAACGCCGGGAACCGCCGCCAATCGCCGCATGATCTCGCTCTGGCGGTTCTGCAAGGTCGCGTCGGCCAATGACGGGATCAGAATCAAGCCGCCCGAATTCATGCCCCGGTCCAAACGGCGTACATGCGACGCCTGCTGCGTCATCACGAGCGTACAAATCGCCAGCGTGATGGCGAAGCTGAACTGCAAAACCACCAGCACCGAGCGCAGCAGGCTTTCGATACGTCCCCCCGCCGGCGTCTTGCTTGCAGCGAGCACTGGCGCCGGTTGGTACGCCGACAGCACCAATGCGGGATAACCCCCCGCTAAAACTCCGGTGAGCAGCACGATAACGAGGGTGATGGGCAACATGAAAACCAAGTCGAAACCAAGCCGCCAGCCGCCCCATTCATTCACCCAGTGTAAGGAGAGTTCCGTCAGAGCCAGCCCCGCGAGGCCGGCAAGAGCGACCAGGACGACTGCCTCGACGATCAGTTGCATGGCCAGTGCGAAGCGGGTCGCGCCCAGAACCTTGCGCATGGCGATATCCCTCGCACGCAACACGGATCGGGCAGTCGCGAGATTGATATAATTGATGAGTGCCGCTGTCAGCGCAGCAATTCCCACGAAACCGAGAATGTCGACGAGTGTCCGATTATTGCCGCCGTCGCCGATCGCGGCGGAATGGAAATGCACGGCACGCAGCGGCACCAGTTCGAGGCCGCCGTCGCCAAAAGCCTCGCGGATCGTGTCAGCCGTCCAATTGCCTGGATGGCGCGCGGCATAACCGGCAAGCCCATGATTGACGCGCAGGGCGGCTTGCGGATTGTTGATCCGCACCCACATCGTTCCCCATTCTGAGCCCCAGTTCGTGAAGGGCGGTTTAGTGAACCAGCTTGTTGGTGTAACGCCGATGATATCGAACGCCATCGAGCGATTGGTTGGCGGATCGGCGAGTACGCCCGTGACGACGGCTTCGTTTCGTTCATTGTCGATCTGGAGCTTCCGCCCCAGCGCGGCGGTCGTGCCAAAATATTTGCGCGCTTCGGCAGCCGAGATTACCACCTTGCCGGGACCGTTGAGCGCCGTGCCTTTGTTGCCGGCGACGAGCGGCAGATCGAACACGGAAAAGAAGGACCGATCTGTGAACGTGACCTGCTCGCATGCCACCGTATTCCCCACACGCACGACGAGAGGCTCCTGCAGGACACGGATGCTGGCGGCGATCTCCGGGAAGTCCACTTTCAAAAACGGAAACGAGACGAAACTGACGGTACTATTCTCCTGCGGTGCGTGACCGGCAACATGCGCGAGTTCGTCCACCTGATAGATCTGTGCTGCGTGGGGAATATCGGCGTCATAGCCATATTCATAGCGAACGATGAGCGCCATCGTCAGAAAGACGGCGATGCCCAGCGCCAGCCCGAACAGGTTGAGAACGGTGTAGAGTTTGTGCCGCGAGAGTGTCCGGTAGATCGACGTTGCAAGACCCGTGAACATGAGCGCTCTTCCTTCTACCAACCAGCCTTGTCCAGCGCGGAAATGGGGGCCTGCAATGGCTCCCAGCCGCGCGCGCGGGCGCGCTGCAGGTTCGCATCCGCATCGTAATGATGTTCGTCCGGCAGCAGGTCGCGTGCCTGCAATCGACCCATCGCGGCCAGAAGCGTGGCTTCAGCCACGATCGTGTCATGCCGACTGCCCGCAAGCTCCACCTGCGCCGTGCGCAAATTCTGGTCGGCATACAGCACGTCCGTCGTGCTGCGCAGGCCATAGCCATATTCGAGCTGGTAGCCTTTCAGGGCCGTCTCGCCGGATTGCACCTCGGCCATGCCGGCCCTGATCGCCTGAAGGCCGTTTTCCACGGCACGCCAGTTGGTCACCACGTCTTGTAAGGCTGTTCGATGGGCAAGTTCGACGTTCTGCCGCGCCTGCTCGTCCTTCGCGCGCGCCTGCCGGATCTGGGAATTATAAAGGTCGCCGTTATAGATCGGCTGCACGAGCGACACGGTACCGGCAAGCTGCTCCCCATATTCCCGGCCCCGGAACGGCGAGGCCGGTCCGATTGTACCGAACGTGCCTTGCACCTGAATTTGCGGTCCCCACTGCGAGCGCGCTGTATCGATATCGGCGGCTGTCGCGTCCTTGGTCTCGCGCATCCGGGCAAGCTGGGGATTGGCCGCGATCGCCGCCGTCACCGCTTGTCCGACGCTTGGCGGCATGCCCGGAAGTCCATCGGGCATCGTTAGGTTTTGAGGTTCCACGCCAATCACCGCGCGAAACAGTGCTTCCGATGCCGCGAGCGTTGCCCGCGCCTGCGTTAGCGCCACTTCCGCCGAACGACGACGTGTTTCCGCCTGCTCCACATCGGTCCGCGTAACCTGCTCGGTTGGTTGGCCGCCAAGATTGTAGCGCGAGGTGGTCAGTTGCACCTGCCGCGTCAGCATATCCAGATCGGCGCGTCGAACCTCCAGAACGTTCCGGTCACGCAAGACATTCATGTAGGCGGTAATCGCGTTGGTAAAAACCTGCGATTCCGTCAGACGCAGCGCATGACCCTCCGCCCGTGAGCGGGCATCCGCGGCCCGGACCTGATTGGCGACATGCCCAAAGGAATACAGGGTCTGCCTGGCTGTGACATAGCCTTCGGCATAGTTCGACGTGTAGGTGCCGAGTGCGAAGGCGTCCGTATAGGGACCCTGTTGATAGTTGGCGTCCATGTTGACAGAGACCGTCGGGCGCCAGCCGGAACGGGTCTGGGCGGAGTTCTCGGTCACAGAACGCTGATTGGCTTGCTCGCCCAGCAGGGTCGGGTTGCTTCGATAGGCCAGTGCCAGGGCTTGAGTCAGGGTCTGGGCCGAGGCGGACGTCGCGGGCAGAACGACAAGAAGCGGAAGAAGAAAGCGTTTGGTCATGGTCGGTCAGTCCGCACGAAGAGCGCGCGCGGGCTTGGCGCGGGCGACGCGAAGGGTCTGGGTAAAAACGGTCAACGCCGCGATCAGTAGCGCTATCGTCACGACGAAGACGAAATAGAGCGGCGAGAGCGCGATCCGCTGCTGGTATACCGAAAGCCAGGCGCGCATGAGCGCCCAGGCAGGAGGGATCGCGCAGAGACAGGCACCGACGACCGGGCGCAGGAAATCGCCGAGCATAAGCCCCAGAACATTGCGCGTCGTGGCGCCGAGCGTTTTACGGATGCCGATCTCATGTGTCCGACGCAGAGCTGTGAAAGAAGCAAGACCGTAGAGACCCATGCAGGCGATGACGATCGCGAGGACGGAGGCGATCGTGTAAAGCCGCCCCTGCCGCCGTTCGGAGCGGTAGAAGGTGGAGATGCGGTCCTGCACCGAGCGGAAATAGCCCGGCTCCTCGGGCAACGTCGCGTTCCACACCTGCTCGACCCGTGCCTTCATCATGGATTCCGGCACATGGGAGAAACGAACAGAGAGGTTGGGATAGCTCAACGCAGCAGAAGACGTGTGTAGGGTGAGCGTCGCCGAAACCTCTTCGCGCGCCGAGACGAAGCGCATATCGTCCTCGACGCCGATAATCCTTACGCTTACAGGACCGTCCGTGAGGATTTGTCCCACCGCCTGCTCAGGGCTCTTAAAGCCGAACTGTTGCAGGGCACTACGATTGAGGATGGCACTGAATGTCCTCTTCCCGGCCTGCTCCAGGGTCGCAATGCCAGGACTTTCGTCTTCGCCGTGCGCGGAATCAAACCAGCGACCGGCGAGAAGGCGTGGTCGATAGGTCTCGAAATAGCCGTCTGAAACGGTATCAACGAGGATATGTCTCTGGACTGGATGTGTGCCCGTGGACGAGAGTGTGACACGCCAGTGATTGGTAATATTCGGCTCCAGCATCGAGAGAGCCGCGGATGTCACGCCCGGAACGTGGCGCATGGCATCAAGGACGTGCCGCTGAGTGCCCAGGTCCTGCGTCGTCATCATGGGGCTGATGAGCAGGCCGCTCTGTACGAAGCCGAGATCGATCTGTTGAAGGAATCTTGCCTGCCGGTCGATGACGAGCGTGCAGATCGCGAAGGTTACGGCAAGAAAGAATTGCGCGACGACGAGGCCGGCGCGCAGGCGCGCGGCGTGCCGGCCGCCTGAGGGCATTCGTGTGCTTGCCAGTGTCGATGCGGACGGATAACGCGAGAGGAGAAGGGCTGGATACAGGCCGGATGCGAAACCCGTGACAAGCACCACAGCGACAAGGAACGGCAGCACGAACGTGTAGTCCATTCGTAACGTACTCCCCATCAGCGATGCCACGCCGGGTAGTGCGACCTCGGTGAGAGCGAGCCCGAGCAGACTGCCAAGGATCGCGTTTACGAGTGCCTCGCCCATGAACTGGACGAACAAAGTGCGCCGTGTCGCGCCAAGCACCTTGCGGACAGCGACCTCTCGAGCGCGGAGGGTAGACCGTGCCGTCGCAAGATTGACGACGTTGAGCGTCGCTAGCATCAGGGCGCAGGCACCGATGAGGCCGAGCATGTTCACGACACGCCGATCCGTCGCCTCGTCGCCTTCGTTCACGTCCAGATCGTGAAAATGCGTCTCACGCAGGCTTACGAGCGTAAGCGCGAATCGTCGCTCCGGGTGGCGTCCCAATGCCACGTCATCGTTTGGCGCACCGCTGGCATGTGCGATGACGAAGTCGCGAAGGCGACTTGCGATGGCCGCGCGATCTCGGGCACTTCCAACGCGGATGAAGATCGAGCCTGAACTCGCACCCCAGTAACGATAGGCGCTGTCGTCGAGACGATAGGCTGGAATACCGGTCAACAGATCCGGCGCGAGAGTTACAGGCTGGGCTGGCGGCGCGAGAACGCCCGTCACTGTGAGGTCAAGCCGATGACCCTCTCGGCTCACCAGCACTGTGCGACCGAGCGCTGCCGTTGTACCGAAAAGGGCCCGCGCTTTCTCCGCCGAGAGAACCACAGAGCCTGGGCGAGCAAGCGCAGTTTTCGGATCGCCACGCTCAAGCTTTAACGGGATCGTCTCGAAAAACGTCGGATCGACCATAGCGCCATTCGTTGATAGATGCCTGTCGCCCATATGCATGACGAATACATCGCTGTCGTAACGCGTTGCGGCGAGGATCTGCGGAAAGTCCACCTTCAGAAAGGGAAACGCGATGAACGGAACATCCGCGTGCTCGCTGACTGGCAGGCCGGGATTGGACAGGCGCTGTCCGACG is a genomic window containing:
- a CDS encoding IS110 family transposase codes for the protein MPQPVIGCDLSRAFLDLCALPSGRMLRIPNTRDAIAEWTETLTPDNLVVFEATSGCDGALIAALTERAHPFSRVNPRQAREFARATGVLAKTDRVDARVLAQMGAALDLPVTRPISPARATLADFLRRRRQLVDMRKAEKLRRHSAGHDDIAEQINTMIALLSTQISAIDQRIKAMIAKDMLPRDGPGMDQGTRHGIFLSGQMM
- a CDS encoding DNA cytosine methyltransferase, yielding MQHGVRRWHDPAPVVTGKMLVGGGPHAVADPRHPVPAKQSNEYRIVPWSDVARCITGAHGTGQCVADPRPNLSRGKGDAYLTAGHYGVVSWTDSTGAVSAAAGHDNGRWAVADPRTRLPASADKLVAVIRSLDGTWHRPFTTAELAALQSLFDPEEQAELDGLNDAAWRERIGNAVPPNAARAIAETMGRTLLAAWSGESFMLSAEPIWVQPIAIAASVAQPSVDL
- a CDS encoding FtsX-like permease family protein produces the protein MLMTIFRGAVRQAQRHPLYVGLNVLGLGLGMAICLVLALQVRHEYEFNVSIPNATNILRVGQRLSNPGLPVSEHADVPFIAFPFLKVDFPQILAATRYDSDVFVMHMGDRHLSTNGAMVDPTFFETIPLKLERGDPKTALARPGSVVLSAEKARALFGTTAALGRTVLVSREGHRLDLTVTGVLAPPAQPVTLAPDLLTGIPAYRLDDSAYRYWGASSGSIFIRVGSARDRAAIASRLRDFVIAHASGAPNDDVALGRHPERRFALTLVSLRETHFHDLDVNEGDEATDRRVVNMLGLIGACALMLATLNVVNLATARSTLRAREVAVRKVLGATRRTLFVQFMGEALVNAILGSLLGLALTEVALPGVASLMGSTLRMDYTFVLPFLVAVVLVTGFASGLYPALLLSRYPSASTLASTRMPSGGRHAARLRAGLVVAQFFLAVTFAICTLVIDRQARFLQQIDLGFVQSGLLISPMMTTQDLGTQRHVLDAMRHVPGVTSAALSMLEPNITNHWRVTLSSTGTHPVQRHILVDTVSDGYFETYRPRLLAGRWFDSAHGEDESPGIATLEQAGKRTFSAILNRSALQQFGFKSPEQAVGQILTDGPVSVRIIGVEDDMRFVSAREEVSATLTLHTSSAALSYPNLSVRFSHVPESMMKARVEQVWNATLPEEPGYFRSVQDRISTFYRSERRQGRLYTIASVLAIVIACMGLYGLASFTALRRTHEIGIRKTLGATTRNVLGLMLGDFLRPVVGACLCAIPPAWALMRAWLSVYQQRIALSPLYFVFVVTIALLIAALTVFTQTLRVARAKPARALRAD
- a CDS encoding TolC family outer membrane protein, with product MTKRFLLPLLVVLPATSASAQTLTQALALAYRSNPTLLGEQANQRSVTENSAQTRSGWRPTVSVNMDANYQQGPYTDAFALGTYTSNYAEGYVTARQTLYSFGHVANQVRAADARSRAEGHALRLTESQVFTNAITAYMNVLRDRNVLEVRRADLDMLTRQVQLTTSRYNLGGQPTEQVTRTDVEQAETRRRSAEVALTQARATLAASEALFRAVIGVEPQNLTMPDGLPGMPPSVGQAVTAAIAANPQLARMRETKDATAADIDTARSQWGPQIQVQGTFGTIGPASPFRGREYGEQLAGTVSLVQPIYNGDLYNSQIRQARAKDEQARQNVELAHRTALQDVVTNWRAVENGLQAIRAGMAEVQSGETALKGYQLEYGYGLRSTTDVLYADQNLRTAQVELAGSRHDTIVAEATLLAAMGRLQARDLLPDEHHYDADANLQRARARGWEPLQAPISALDKAGW
- a CDS encoding ABC transporter permease, translating into MFTGLATSIYRTLSRHKLYTVLNLFGLALGIAVFLTMALIVRYEYGYDADIPHAAQIYQVDELAHVAGHAPQENSTVSFVSFPFLKVDFPEIAASIRVLQEPLVVRVGNTVACEQVTFTDRSFFSVFDLPLVAGNKGTALNGPGKVVISAAEARKYFGTTAALGRKLQIDNERNEAVVTGVLADPPTNRSMAFDIIGVTPTSWFTKPPFTNWGSEWGTMWVRINNPQAALRVNHGLAGYAARHPGNWTADTIREAFGDGGLELVPLRAVHFHSAAIGDGGNNRTLVDILGFVGIAALTAALINYINLATARSVLRARDIAMRKVLGATRFALAMQLIVEAVVLVALAGLAGLALTELSLHWVNEWGGWRLGFDLVFMLPITLVIVLLTGVLAGGYPALVLSAYQPAPVLAASKTPAGGRIESLLRSVLVVLQFSFAITLAICTLVMTQQASHVRRLDRGMNSGGLILIPSLADATLQNRQSEIMRRLAAVPGVTIATRSDVVPHNLVDGFDWRRPGHADKHELRWGKATEGYFEAIGAHVIAGRLFDRAHGQDYTPDPMVAGNGTSVVISRFTVERLGFASPQAAVGQEVQEAAQDSSAQVYRIIGVVDDIRFRSARSPMAPLLYYGTNGPISYVWGIVRYSGASEQVEIARLRAAWEEIAPNVAFTARTANDVFAEDYRTDASHGALFGLGSAIAIGIACLGLYGLSTFTATRRMQEIGIRKVLGARTQDILMLLIGQFLRPVLIATFLAWPLAWVLMRAWLSGFDERIGLTPLPFVAVTLIAVGIAAVTILGQTARAASQPPAAALNRTG